The Flavobacterium johnsoniae UW101 genomic interval AAACAATTATTTTTCTCATAATATATTGATTTTGTGTTTATGTAAATTTAATAAACTTATATATTGAGAGGTAAATAAAATTTTATTCAATAACCAGTTTTATATATTTATTTCCGTCTTCATCAATATCTTCGGCATTGTAAGCGCGTTTTCCAATAAGATTTTGAACGGCTTTTTGAGCATCTTCTAAATCACCGCCTAATTCAAGTGTTACAATTCTTGAAGTATTAAAAGCATCTTCGTCAACAAAATCTGAAACATGCAGATAGAATTCGTCCAGAATATCTTCTAGCGGATATTGAGAATCTTCATTTTCTTCTAACTCATATGTTACGGCAAAAACATATAAATCTCCATCTTGTTTGTCAAAATAGATTCCGTTTTCGATTAATTCATAATTAGGCGTATTGTATTTTGGTAATTCAATCTGGCTGATATTCTTCATAATAAGGTAAATATGATTTAAGAAGCTGGTTTTAAGATTATCAAGCGAATATAAAGAAATATTTAATTTCAATTTTATATTTTAGCAAAACAGAGATCAATAAAGCTTTCTGTTTTTTTAATTGAATTAAAACTATGCTTTTTCTCTTTTTAGGTGGAATTTTATTTGGTTTAATAATCGTGTTTAGAATTATTGAACCAACTTATTTACTGCTTTTTAATAAACCGTTGTTTATATTTTGGCATCCTATTTTGAATAAAATGAATGGCGCCGATAAAACAATTTTACGCCGAGAATTTCCATTTTACCTCAATCTTTCAGATAAAAAGAAAGGCTATTTTGAACATCGGGTGAAGTGTTTCATTGATAATTATAATTTTGACGGAAAAGATATTGAAGTTACACAGGAAATGAAACTCATCATTGCCGGAACTTATGTAATGCTGACTTTTGGAATGCGAACCTATCTCATTCACTTATTTGAGAATATTGTCATTTATCCTTCTGTATATTACTCAACCATTAATGATGCATATCATAAAGGAGAATATAATCCGAGAATGAAAACCATTGTTTTTTCATGGGAAGATTTCCTGAGCGGACATCAGACAAAAGATAATATTAATCTTGGACTTCATGAATTTACACATGTCCTGCATTTTCATTCCAGAAAAAGAGCAGATCCTAATGCGATAATATTCTATGATGAATTTACCGAAATAGAAAAGTATTTTGATAAGGAAGACTTAACAAATAGGCTTAAGGAAAAACAATATTTTAGAGATTATGCATATACGAACAAGTTTGAATTTCTTGCCGTAATTCTGGAGCATTTTTTTGAAACTCCGGAAATCTTTAAGAAAGAATTCCCGGAGCTGTTTGAAAATGTAAAAACCATGATTAATTTTAAAGAAGAGGTTTAAATTTTTAGTTTACCATGTCTAAAGTCAGAGAAGTATCGCTGCTTTATTACTAAATTGACTTAAACCTTTTTTACTGCAAAAGCAGTTCTGTAAAACTCATATCCTTTTTCAGCACGATCAGGAAGAAATTTTTGTCGGTATTCATCGGCTCCTAAATCTTCCAGAAGCTGAATATTAAACTGATTTAAATACTCTGGCAGCTCATTTGGCATAAAACCAAAAGTCCAGTGCTCTTCTAGTTTTTCCAGATCTTTTAAAAGTTTTTCTCCGCCTAAAAATAATTCAGGATTTTTGAGTATTTCTTTATGCACATAAGTAAATATGACATAACTGTTTTGGGTAAATTTAGAAATGAAAGAAAAGGTGCTTTTTACGGCTTCTTCGGTTAAATAATTGGTTACGCCTTCCCATATAACGGCTGTAGGTTTAGAAAAATCTAAGTTATTTTCCGCTGCCAGCTGGTCTAGGTTTTGCTTGTTAAAATCGATTTGAAGAAAAGTAACATTTTCAGGAATCCTGCCTATGCGTTTTTTATAAATTTCGGCTTTAAAATTTGACGTATTGGGGTGGTCAATTTCAATTACAGGAATTGATTTTAAAAAGTCAAGGCGCACCGCTCTGGTATCAAATCCGGCTCCTAAAATTATAACTTGCTCCACGCCGTTAGAAACTGCTGTTTTAAGCAGTTCGTCAATATATTTTGTTCTGGCAGTTCCAGAAGATAAAGCACCCGGAATTTTTTTATTAATTGTATGGTTGATGTATTTTGAGAAAACAGAATATTGAGACAAACGAACAGCGAGCCTTAATTTAGGATCTACAAAATGTATGGCATAAGGATCTAAAAATAATCTGTCCTTTTGATTGCGTTTAGTTTCCAACGCTCTAAAAAAAGCCATGTATTGAGCTGTTCTGCTGGTTTTTTGAGCTTTCATTATTTTCTAGAAAATAAATTTTCGACAACCCAAGCCGGACCAATCAATAAAAACTGAAGATCTTTTAAAAAAGACGGTTTTTTGCCTTCGATATTATGACCGTAAAACTGCCCAATCCAGGCAATTACAAAAACGCCGATCGAGAATGCCCATAAAGGAAAAATCTGCCCGATATAATAATTAACAACAAGACAAATTGCTGAAAACAGAGCAATTTTTACTGCCATTGCAATCGATAATCGGATATAGAAAATAAGCACAAAAAGCAAAACTATAAAAGCCCAGTTTTCGATAATTGGTGCATTTAGTTTTAAAGTATTGGCAATAATACCACTCGGAATACTCATTAGTAAACCTACTATAGAAAAGTAAATTGCCGGAACACAAATGTAATGTATCGCTTTGTTTTTTGGATTTTGATGACTTACGGCATACTCGGCAAACCATTGGTCTAATGTTCTCATTGTTTTGGTTTTATAAGGTTAGTTACCGTAAATCTAGTAAAATTTCTTTTAGCTTTTACCGTGCTGTATTTTCATTATTTCATTTACAATAGCAGTCGCTTTTTCAAATGTAATTCCGTTTTCCTGATCCAGAGTTAAAGGATGGTTTTCTTCAATCATTTTTATTTCAGGAATCAATCCCAGTTCTTGTTCTATGGCAATTGTTTTAAGAGAAATAGTTTTGCCGTATGTAGGAACATCAGTCTGCATCCAGCCAAAATACGGTTCTTGATTTATACGGTTTGGGTCTTCCCACAAATCCATTCTCAGGCAAAAGTTATCTTCGCTTATTGTGGTCCATACATTAAAAACCAAATCCTCATGATAATCAATTATCGGGATGGTTAATCTTCCGCGGTGAAAAAAATGTTCTTCATCTACATAACACCAGCTGCCGCCGTATTCAATTCGCTGTTCTCTTTCGTCGGGCGGAACAGCATAATAATAGGCAGGATATTCATTACCGAAACATAAAGGCATTTCGTCGAAAATTTCACCGCAGCAAGAACATGTGTAACCTGAATTTGTTTCGTTTGGAGAAGAATTGGATAGTTTCAAAAGATATTTTTTTGTGAGTTATAAATTTTAAAAAGTACAGAAGCTTTCGTTTTCTGTACTTTTTAATTAAAACGCTTTTTTAAAATTAAAATATATCGCTGGTATCAGTTACTAATTTTAGTTTTTTAAATCGGCTTTTATCGAAGTCTATTCGGCTGGCTTTAACCGCTATTGGAAAAAGGGTATCAGTATTTGAAACCATTTTGAGCTGTTTTTGCGCGTTAATAGAAAAATCGGCTTTACCGCTGGCAATTTCGTTTAAGCTGGCAGTTAAATTGGTATCTAAAGCAAAATCAGTTTCGATATCGACAATTACATTTTTTGCGAAAACAATACCGCTTATTACGAGAATATAATTTCTATTGGCATTTTTTAGAAGAGAAGGATTTGGATGCAGAAAATCAGCTCCATACATGTAATCTTCGAGGTTTCCAATTGCATATTCTCTGGTAACCGAATTGTCATAACTTATGGTTACTTTTTTTCCGGATTTAATTTTTGATGATAATTCAAAATTTCCAAGACCCAAAGTCTCCATGATCTGCTGAAGAAGTGTTATACCAATATTGAATCCGTAATCATCTTTGTGAGTGGAATTAATATTTAATGCCGGATTTTCAATTTCATTTAATACAATACTGCTTTTAAAAGCATGTTCAATATGGGCATAATAAAGCTGTGCTTCATCAAAAGGCTTTTTGAGCCATAATTGTAAGGGTTTGTGGTTTCTAACGGGGCCCTGAATTATATCATAGCCCTGGTCGCTTAAAAAATTGGTAAGTTTCATTTTTTGGGGTCTTTAAAGTTATCAGGCTCGTTGATTAGTAAGCCCGCTGCAGTTTTAAATAATTTAAAAACGGCAATTGTTCTTACAAAATTACGGATTGCTTATGAAGTTTCCTTCCAAAAAATGTATTATTATTGGTTCTTAAAAATCAATAAAAGAGGATTTATTTCTGGTTGTATTCAAAAACATTATCCCATAATTCATCAATTTTAATCAATGCTTCTTTTAGCGATACAACCTGCCATTTTCCGTCATTTTCAATTCCAAGACCAATACTTTTTAGTTTCATTAAGGCATCGTTTACGTCAAAATCCAATTCGGTTTTTAGGTTTAAAGCAAACCAGGATTCAATTTGAGAATCCAGTTCTTCGGCAGTCAGCGAAACCGGGCTTTCGTGTAAAAAGGTATAGGCTAAAATGGTTTCTTTTAATGCCTCTTCTTCAGATGAATTTAAAAGCGAATAAAAAGCACCGCTGTTGTTTCCTAAATTCTTAAAATACAAACTGTCTGAAAGTGTTTTAGAATATCTGATTTTTTTGTTTATGAAATTATTGTACTGACGGAAACAATACGCAGCCAGAATTCCCAAAGCAATTAATCCTTGATTTAAGGAGGTTTTACTGTTTAGTAAATCGATGGTCTCGCCAGTTTGGTAAGCTTCATACATATTTAGAAGAGCCGGAATTACTTTGGCGCTTAATAATGAAATACCACCAAAAACACCCGGAACCCAAAGCAGCATTTTGTCTTTAAAAGACATCTTTGGAACTGCATTTGGAAAAATGGTTTCAAGGTCGTTTTTAGGAACACGCTTAAAGATTTTTAATGCGATAGAACCTGGATCGATTGGCATTTTGCCTAATTTAACTTTTTTTGCTGCCAGATAATCGGCATCGCTGTAATTGAGGTAAATAAGAACCCGATCGTAATATTCGATTTCAACTTCTTTTTTCCAGAAAAAATATTTCTTAATTTTTTCTTTTGCTTTATGATGACCACGGGCATACAATTCGTAATCTTTAAAAGCATTAAAATCAATTGTGAGATTTAAACCAATCAAATCAGATTCCTGAAAGGCTTCTTTTAAAGTTTCTTCGCTGATTCGGTAATAATTGCCGCGTTCTAAAACAGTAAGCAGTGTGTTCTTGAAGATAGAAAAATCGCTTTTGTCAATAAAGCCTTCTCGCTCTCTTTCGCTTAAATCCGGATCATACAAAGCATAGTTCTGCTTTAAGTTTCGGTTTAGATTAAAAGATTCATAATGATAATAATGTTCGATAATTTCGAATAATTTTTTAAAATCATCAGCCTTTTGTTTGTCTTCGGCGAAAGCTGCAATTTGTTGTTCGAGTAAAAATTCCTTATTAAATGGAATATAATGTTCTCGTGTCATATCAATGTGGCATTAATTTGTTTTAGGCGTGGATGCCGCAAAGATATGCTTTTGTTTCAAGTTTTTTGAAGCTTTTAATGTTGTATAAAAACAAAAGCCGTAAGATGATTTTACGGCTTTGCTTTCCTAGGGACATACATTAAACAAGCCCGGATTAGCTGCCTGCCTAATTTTGTAATTAAGATTTAAGTCCTCTCATATAGCGTATTTAGAAAGATAGCGGATTTCTAAACACATTTTATGAATACTCCTGGCGAAAGAGCTTTTTGGACTATTATGATCCCTGGTAAATTGTATATTAAAGTTTATTTTGTTCGTCTCTTAATCTTTTGGCCTGACTTTCTCGTACTATTTTATATTCATTGTCAAGCCTTTTGTATTCTGCCTTAATAATGTCGCATATAATGCCTGTACGGTCGCCTCTAATGGATTTTCGAATATAATCGTAAGAATAACCGTGTTTTTCTTTAATAATCTTTAACACTTCTTGGTTGTAACTTGGCTGAGATTTTATATTTTTGTCCATTGCATTTTTTGTATTAAAAGTAAGACAAATATACGTAGGATATTTCTTATTCGCAAATAATTGTAAGATATTTTATAAAATAAAAGTAAACTATGGCGGAAAATACACTTAAAAGGATTAAACAGTATTTGGATTACAAAGGTATTAGAATTAGAGCTTTTGAAAGAGTGGTGGGAATGTCTAATGGTTCATTTGCCAGTCAGTTAAAGAATGACAAAACGATTGGTGTAGATAAATTAGAAAATATCTTACACCAGTATCCTGATATCAATTCAGAATGGCTTTTAAAAGGCAATGGCGATATGCTTTTGTATGATACTGTAAATGAAGGGCGGGCATTTTACAGAAAAACAGAAAAAACGCAAAGCCGTAATATTCCGGTTTATGATATAGAAACTACCGCAGAAATTGCTGATTTGCTTGGAGAAACGAATTCTCAAAAACCTATAAGTTTTTTAAATGTTCCCAGAATTTCTCAATATGACGGGGCTTTGTATTTATTAGACGATAGCATGTATCCGTTATTAAAAAGCGGCGACATTGTGGTCTACAAAAAAATAAATAATCTGGAAAATAATATTATCTGGGGCGAAATGTATTTAATATACGTAAGCAGTGATAATAATGAATTTTTCTTAATTAGGTATTTAAGACAATCTGAACGCGAAGGATATGCACAGTTTGCGGCTTATAATTCGCATTATCAAACGCAGGAATTTCCAATTAGCAGCATAAAAGCAATTGCATTAATAAAAGCATCGGTTAGGGTTAATTCTCTGTTTTAAATTTAGACAGAATTCAAAAAAAGAAAAGTGGGATTTCTAATCGTTACCAGCGATTTGAAATCCCACTTTCTTGTTCCAAAAAAAAAGTGACAAAATTTAACAAGCTTTCTTGCGAAAAACTATATTCTAAAATTAAAAAAATTATTGCATGCAATGATACGCCTAAATAATGTTTAGACACCGAGTATTTATACCTGTTTTTTGTATATTAAGGTATAAAAGACGCGAAGATTAATTAAGTTCAGATTTTTTTAATTCGATTACTCTTTCGATGTATTGTATGAGGTTTTCTCTTTCTAATGAAAATAAAGCTGTTTCTTCTTCAGTTTTTAGATACAAATCAGCAATACTTTCTGCATCCATGTTTTTGGTTTGATAATGGTGCAGGGCATATAATATAAGATTATCTACAAAAAGCTCTTTTTGACGTCCTTTTTCGAGAGTTTCAGGGTCAGCATTTTTAATTTTTTCTATTTCAGATTCGGGTAAATCTATTGTGAGGTAAGTCGTGTCTACAGGAACTTTTGAAAGTATTTCGGGAGTAGTTCTTCCCGAAGCATTGCAATAGGCACAAGGTGCGGGAACCCATTTTAATTGTTTATTTAAACGTCGAATATCCTCCCAGTCTACAAAACCTTTTCCGAGGCATCTGGGGCATTCTAAATCTGATTTTTTAAATAAATTAAAAAAGAACATTTTGCTGAAAATTTTGGTTAGTGGTTTGTGAGTGCGAAGATACTTAGTTTATGTAAGAAAATTATTTTATAGGTCTTATTTTTTAGGAAGAAAGATTTTTAACAAAAATCTGTACTTTCTTGAACTATATACTTTTCTGGTTTGGCTGTGTTTTTATTTCTTCAAACCAATAAATTTAAACATGGATATTCAATAACTATTCTGTAAAGAATATGCAAAGCATTTTACTGCTGATTGTTATAAATTTGAAAGAAGATTTTTATGATTTTAACTCGTAAACCAATTATGTGAAAATGGAAAATATACAGACAACCAAAACGCAGAATTTCTTTAGAATCCTATTGGGGCTTTTTATGATTACAGCAGCAATAGGACATTTTACTTTTCAAAGAGCCGATTTTCAGGCGCAGGTTCCAAATTGGGTGCCGCTCGATAAAGACCTTGTTGTAATTCTTTCCGGAGTTGTAGAAATAGCTTTGGGACTTAGTATGTTATTTTTAACACGATATAAAGTGTTTGTGGGCATTGCGCTGGCTGTGTTTTACATTTTAGTTTTTCCGGGAAATATCGCTCAATATTTAAACAAAACGCCCGCATTTGGACTCGATACAGATCAGGCGCGTTTAATAAGATTGTTTTTTCAGCCCGTTTTAATTTTTCTGACTTTGTGGTCTACTGGGGCGATTACGTATTTTAAAAGGAAATTCTGAAACTTAAATTTGTAAGAAAATATCTTATTTTTTTATTCTTTGTATAGCTTTAATTTTGTACGTTTGTCATCGACAAAACATTTTTTAGGATTATATACTGAGACTTTTCAAAGTTTTATATAATCGAAGCCCTCATTCACGTTGCTGGAGCTAGTGATAGCCCTAATCTCATTCCTAAGGAATGTTTTGTCACAACCGAAGATGAGGGTTTCGTGCGTTTTAATATTTTCAGAACATGACAAAAGAAAATCAAAAAACACACCGCGACGTAATGCGGTCAGTAGCCATTTTCGTCTCAAACTTAAGTTATGATGGCGATTTTCAAAAACACCCCATGTATTTGCAAGAAGTTTTCGAAGTCTTGCTCAATACCGAATTTGGGAACGATCTCATTTTAAGGCAAAAAATGCTAACCTGTCTTAAAACCAGCAGAGATTTGGTTAAAGTTTTATCTCAGTTTACAGATAAACAAATTCAAAAAGCCTGCGATAATGTAATAATGGTCAAAGCAATTTAGGTTTTGTTATTCTAAAAATTAAAAGCTCCGTTATTGCGGAGCTTTTTTTTGTTTTAGTTTGAAAGATTAGCTTTTTCTATTGCTGGCGTTCACGAGCGAGACGCTCGCGCTAGCGGGGAGATTAATTGCTTTAGGAGGAAGCGTTAAAAGAATTACAGTAGAAACTTTGTCCATGTTACATCTACTTCAGAAGGAAAATCTGCAAAGATTAGAGTTTTGCCTAATTTGTCATAGATAAATATACTTTTTCTATATTCACCTCTGAAAATATCTTTTTCTACAGCAATACAATAGTACCAAATAGAATTTATACCATTGTATGCTTTTGTTTCTGATCTTTCAATTCTTCTGATTAGATCTTTTGTATTATTATTTGCGTAATTTTTTAATATAATTTCGGAGTCAGTTATTGTTATTTTCGTTTCTTGCGTTTTGTCTACAATATTAGATTCTTTCTTTATAAAAGAATGTGATTTTAATTCTTGTCCATTGGCAAAATTAAAAAGGAATATTAAAAATAGGATATAGATTGTTTTCATTTTGATTTATTTTTTAATCTGAGCGTGTTTCTTGTCTAAACACATAAAAATACTTTGCGTTCATGAGCAAGACGTTAGCGCTAGTGGAGGAAAAATTAATTATCTTAAAAGGCGTAATTTAATTTTTTACTATTACATTTACTCTGTCACGTGCAATACATATATTATTTTTTACAGCAAAACAATCAACATAATGAGAGCCTAGGTAGGCTGTAGTTTCTACTTTTTGATATGTATTGTGATCAGTTATTTCACCTCGAGGTTCCGGAGAGTTATTGTCGTTTTTTACTTTCCATTTTAGTATTTCTGCATTTGTTGTATTTTGAATTACTTTAAATTCAATACTATTTTTATTATCAACAATACCATTTGCGAGTTTTAAGTTGGCCTTAAATTTTCGAAACCCATCAAATTTTTCAACAAATCCGTCTATATCCAGCTTTAAGGAACTATCAATAAGAATTGGGATCTTTTGATCAAAGAGATAAGTTTCAGTTTCGCTTTTCCTTTTGTAAAAGCCTGAATCAATTATAGATCTAATACACGGGTTTAAATCGATGTTTTCAAGTGCAATTAGAATTGCATCTATTGCTTCATTTATTATTTTATATTGATTTTCGCTTAGCTCTGATAAATATTCATCTATACATTTATTAGCATTAGCACGGTCTGGAATATTAGGTTGCTCAATATTTTTTTTAAGAGAAGTAAAAAAAGTGAAAATGCTTTCAAAGATGTCTTGATATGGGTTAATCAAATAATCTCTAGTTATTAGTTGCTCTAAATGGAAAGATTTTAATTTGAAATCATCGTTTTTTTCTTTACAGTTATGTTTCCATCCCTTTACAAATTTCACACTTTTTCTAAAATCTTCATTTATTTGATTCAATGAAGTAGCAACTTCTATGTATCCTAACGGATCAGTTTTTATCCAAATAATTTTAGAATTATTTAGTTGTTTAGTTCTGTAATATTCTTGTCTTTTTTGTCCACGATTCTGTTTAATTATTTCTGGTACATAAAACATGTCTTTTTTAAATTCATTTTGATCTTTTTTTAAGGCAGGAACTAAATCAACAGCAAATACTTCAATTTTATCATCTAAATATCTAAATGATATTGAATGAGTTTGTACAGTTATCTCAATGTTGTATTTTGTGGGATTTTTGTATTCTTTTTCGAATTTGTCAGCTAAATTATTTAAATCGCTAAATGGTTCAATATTACTTGATTGCCAATCGCCTAGAATATAGAGTATATCTAAATCGTGAAGTGGCCGTATAGCTGTGTATCTTGGATATGAGCCAATTTGAATACAATTATTTACTCCTAACAAATCATTGAAAGATTGATAGATTTTAGACACGAATTGAATATCACTCATTGTTGGAGATAGTTTTTCTCTCACGTAAGTTCTAATTAGGGAACTTATTTTATCTTTTTTCATAGCTACTTGTTGTTATCATTGAGGTAATAATGTCATTTAACAGCCTTCCTCGAAAATTAACTACTATTGAATTTCTGTTTTCATTTATTTCATCCATAACTTGTTGCTCTATTCGGCCATCTTTTTGCGGAGCATATATAATAAGAGAATCACTGTCTTTCTTGCACTTTAAAATTTCAGGAATTCTATCAGAAAACTCAATATAATTAACAAGCATCATTGTATGTCTTTCTCCTTTTTTCATTGCATTAATTGATATTCGCTCAATGTTTTTTTCTTTGAAGAGTCCTGAATCTAAGAGTAAATCTTTTAAATTGTCAAATTCTTGTTCAGCATAAATTGCAATTTTTTTATTTGACAAACCTTTGCCAAGTCTAATCCAAATGGGTATAATACCTGTGAAAATAATATATGTACTGTATAGAAATGCGAGGATTGCAATTAAAGTGCTTATTCCTCCGACTATTATAAAAAAAGGATGATCAAAAAACGCTGTAATTTTTTCCATATGTGTTAATTGTTGAATTATTTAATAAATTATTTGATTGAACAAAAAACAAATTTTATTATTTTATTATTTCCAATTTTACGGAAATCCATAATTCAACAAATTTATTTTCAAACAATTATACCAATAAATAAAAACTCCTCACCAAGTACTTCTACGCATTTTAGAAAAACATTAAAAACAAAAAAAGCCCAACTTAAAGAGTCGAGCTTTTCAAAAATTATCTAATTATCAAAATTGACAAATTATCTAATTGTCAGATTATCCAATAAAATTTGATATTTCCTTCCCACAGGAATAATTTCTCCATTTGACATGGTAAGATTTTTAAAAGTAACTGCCGAGATTTTGTTTGCGTTTACGATATAGGAACGATGCACTTGTACAAAACTTGTGCTGTCAATTTCTGAGGCAATGCTCGAAAGCGAACCGTAAATAATATGAGGTAAATTGTGTTTTGTGCTGTAAAGTTTCATGTAATTGCCCAGGCTTTCGATATAAATAATATCACAAAGAGGCATATCAATTGTTTGTCCGTTTAAGCGGTAAGAAAAAGTTTTTGAGTTTGTATTACTTTCTTTTTTTAAGCTGTTGCCAGAGAAATAGGTTTTGGCTTTTTCTATGGCTTTGGCAAATTTTTCGGGCGAAATGGGTTTTAGTAAATAATCGATCGCATCGTTTTGGTAAGCCGAAAGTGCAAAATCAGAATAAGCAGTGGTTACAATTGTAAGCGGTCGGTTGGGCTGCAGTTCCATTAATTCTACACCCGAAATTACAGGCATATTAATGTCCAGAAAAATAATGTCGTATTGGTTGGCGTTAAGCAGTTTTAGAGCTTCCATACCGCTAAAAGCGCTTCCGGAATGTTCCAGTTCGTTAAATTTTGAGATGTGCGAAATGAGCGCTTTGTGCGCCGGCGATTCGTCATCGACTATAAGACAGCGGTAGGTAAGTGCCATATACTTAATTTTACAACAAACATATTTTTCTCTTTTTTACAGCTCAAATTGTGTTTTAGGCCGTAAACTTCTAAACGTCTTTTTAGGTTTTCAATTCCAATTCCGGTGCTCGAAAGACGCGAACCCGAATCGAGATAATTGTTTTTTATCGTAAAAGACAAATTCTGGCATTTTACTTTTAAATCTAAAATAATAAACGGTTCGGCAGTTTCGGCAGAAAATTTAACCGCATTTTCTACCAAAGGTAAAAAGAATAAAGGCGGAATTTCGATTTCATCAAAAGCACCTTCAAAATTTTGGGTTACGTTTAAGCGTTCGTTTCTAAAGGTGTAATATTCAATGTATTTTTTTACGAAGGCAATTTCTTCTTCAACTAAAACATAATCTTTTTTTGTGGCTTCAATCTGGTAGCGCAGCATGTCTGAAAGATTCAGGATTCGGTCTGGAACTTTGTCTGGTTCAGAAAGAGATTCTCCGTAAAGATTATTCATGGCATTCAATAAAAAATGCGGATTCAATTGCTGTTTTAAAAACGAAAGTTCTGACTTGAAATTCATGATATCCTTATCAGCATCCATTATTTTTTTTGTGATAACAACATGCATAAAATAGAAAAACATTCCGTTGATAATAAGCGATAAAATCTGAAGTGTTTTAAAATTTCCAAGACCCACAAGCGGGAAAAACCAATTCATAAAAAAGTAAAAACAAGTCCAATACACCACAAGCAGCGTAAAGAAAAGCTTAGCTTTTTTTCTAAATAAAACTGGTTTGATAATGCAGATATTAAATATGGTAATCCAGAC includes:
- a CDS encoding LytR/AlgR family response regulator transcription factor; amino-acid sequence: MALTYRCLIVDDESPAHKALISHISKFNELEHSGSAFSGMEALKLLNANQYDIIFLDINMPVISGVELMELQPNRPLTIVTTAYSDFALSAYQNDAIDYLLKPISPEKFAKAIEKAKTYFSGNSLKKESNTNSKTFSYRLNGQTIDMPLCDIIYIESLGNYMKLYSTKHNLPHIIYGSLSSIASEIDSTSFVQVHRSYIVNANKISAVTFKNLTMSNGEIIPVGRKYQILLDNLTIR
- a CDS encoding sensor histidine kinase — translated: MTISKIYQNFFLRNLLVNTLVYLVILACVYDEIKLDGHSWSYILSKIALGYFPCIVWITIFNICIIKPVLFRKKAKLFFTLLVVYWTCFYFFMNWFFPLVGLGNFKTLQILSLIINGMFFYFMHVVITKKIMDADKDIMNFKSELSFLKQQLNPHFLLNAMNNLYGESLSEPDKVPDRILNLSDMLRYQIEATKKDYVLVEEEIAFVKKYIEYYTFRNERLNVTQNFEGAFDEIEIPPLFFLPLVENAVKFSAETAEPFIILDLKVKCQNLSFTIKNNYLDSGSRLSSTGIGIENLKRRLEVYGLKHNLSCKKEKNMFVVKLSIWHLPTAVL